Proteins found in one Capsicum annuum cultivar UCD-10X-F1 unplaced genomic scaffold, UCD10Xv1.1 ctg46489, whole genome shotgun sequence genomic segment:
- the LOC124892380 gene encoding secreted RxLR effector protein 161-like, producing MISVSKKLDLDESGIPVAETRYRGMIRSLMYLTATCLDIVYSVGLCARFQSNPKESHLKDVKWILRYLKGTQNLVLPCGDSLNLVGYEDADYAGNLVDHKSTSGMAHFLGSCLISWATRKQNFIALSTAEAEYVAAASCCAQLLWIKQ from the coding sequence ATGATTAGTGTTAGCAAAAAGCTGGATTTGGATGAGTCTGGTATTCCTGTTGCAGAGACCAGGTATCGGGGAATGATTCGCTCACTTATGTATCTCACAGCAACTTGCCTAGATATCGTGTACAGTGTTGGTTTATGTGCCAGGTTTCAGTCAAATCCTAAGGAATCACACTTGAAAGATGTTAAATGGATTCTTAGGTACCTCAAGGGAACTCAGAACCTGGTTCTCCCTTGTGGAGATTCATTAAACCTGGTAGGGTATGAAGATGCAGACTATGCTGGAAACTTAGTCGATCATAAAAGCACTTCTGGGATGGCTCACTTCTTGGGTTCGTGCCTAATATCATGGGCCACAAGAAAACAAAATTTCATCGCCTTATCCACAGCCGAGGCTGAATACGTTGCAGCTGCCTCTTGTTGTGCACAATTATTATGGATTAAACAATAA